The Tripterygium wilfordii isolate XIE 37 chromosome 4, ASM1340144v1, whole genome shotgun sequence genome has a window encoding:
- the LOC119996768 gene encoding scarecrow-like protein 23, giving the protein MLQSLLVPQSPISSNPNNTASSSMKKTKRVERAVTGGEAESSGGDDQTAKRPNFSGDATVSGEKTAEEEATAGEGESSGLRLLGLLLKCAECVAMDNLDDATDLLPEISELSSPFGSSPDRVGAYFSHALHARVVSSCLGTYSPLTSKNLTLSQSQKIFNTLQSYNSISPLIKFSHFTANQAIFQALDGEDYVHVIDLDIMQGLQWPGLFHILASRSKKIKSMRITGFGSSSELLESTGRRLADFASSLGLPFEFHPLEGKIGSVTDLNQLGVRPNEAVVVHWMHHCLYDVTGSDLGTLRLLSLLRPKLITMVEQDLSHEGTFLGRFVEALHYYSALFDALGDGLGMDNLERHMVEQQLFGTEIRNIVAVGGPKRTGEVKVEKWGEELKRVGFRAVSLGGSPAAQASLLLGMFPWKGYTLVEENGCLKLGWKDLSLLTASAWEPSG; this is encoded by the coding sequence ATGCTTCAGAGCTTACTAGTCCCTCAATCTCCAATCAGTTCGAATCCTAATAACACTGCCTCCTCTTCCATGAAGAAGACTAAGCGTGTTGAACGAGCGGTCACCGGTGGTGAGGCTGAATCTTCTGGCGGAGACGATCAAACCGCCAAACGGCCGAACTTCTCCGGCGACGCGACTGTGTCGGGGGAGAAGACGGCAGAGGAAGAGGCCACGGCCGGCGAGGGAGAGTCGTCGGGGTTGCGATTATTAGGTTTATTGCTAAAATGCGCCGAGTGCGTTGCGATGGACAATCTTGATGACGCCACCGATCTCTTGCCTGAAATATCGGAGCTATCGTCCCCGTTCGGATCGTCACCGGATCGAGTCGGAGCTTACTTCTCTCACGCGCTCCATGCGCGCGTGGTCAGTTCCTGCTTGGGGACGTACTCGCCTCTCACCAGCAAAAATCTCACCTTATCTCAGTCGCAGAAGATCTTCAACACTCTTCAATCATACAATTCCATTAGTCCATTGATCAAATTCTCTCATTTCACAGCTAATCAAGCGATTTTCCAAGCTCTGGACGGCGAGGATTATGTCCACGTAATTGACCTTGACATAATGCAAGGCCTTCAATGGCCTGGATTGTTCCACATCCTTGCCTCCCGATCAAAGAAGATCAAATCAATGAGAATCACCGGGTTCGGATCCTCATCGGAGTTGCTGGAGTCAACAGGTCGACGACTCGCTGATTTCGCGAGTTCACTCGGTCTTCCTTTTGAATTCCATCCTTTGGAGGGCAAAATTGGGAGCGTGACTGATCTGAATCAACTCGGGGTGAGACCAAATGAAGCTGTAGTAGTTCACTGGATGCACCACTGCTTGTATGATGTAACGGGCAGCGATTTAGGGACTTTGAGATTGTTGAGTCTGTTGAGGCCCAAATTGATCACAATGGTTGAACAGGACTTGAGTCATGAGGGAACCTTCTTAGGGAGGTTTGTGGAGGCATTGCATTACTACAGTGCTTTATTTGATGCTCTTGGGGATGGATTGGGGATGGATAACCTGGAGAGGCATATGGTGGAGCAGCAGCTATTTGGGACTGAGATTAGGAACATTGTGGCTGTTGGTGGTCCTAAGAGGACTGGTGAAGTTAAGGTGGAGAAGTGGGGGGAGGAATTGAAACGGGTCGGGTTTAGAGCCGTTTCGCTTGGGGGAAGCCCTGCTGCTCAAGCCAGTTTGTTGCTTGGGATGTTCCCTTGGAAAGGTTATACTTTGGTAGAGGAAAATGGGTGCTTGAAACTTGGATGGAAGGATTTGTCCTTATTGACTGCCTCTGCTTGGGAACCCTCCGGTTGA
- the LOC119996769 gene encoding 60S ribosomal protein L27-3-like: MVKFLKPNKAVIILQGRYAGRKAVIVKNFDDGTRDRAYGHCLVAGIKKYPAKVIRKDSAKKTAKKSRVKCFVKLVNYQHLMPTRYTLDVDLKDTVNLDSLQSKDKKVAACKETKAKFEERFKTGKNRWFFTKLRF; this comes from the coding sequence ATGGTTAAGtttttgaagccaaacaagGCTGTCATCATCCTTCAAGGCCGCTACGCTGGCCGCAAGGCCGTCATCGTCAAGAATTTTGATGATGGCACTCGCGACCGTGCATACGGCCACTGTTTGGTTGCAGGGATAAAGAAGTACCCGGCAAAGGTTATCAGGAAGGATTCAGCCAAGAAAACAGCGAAGAAGTCACGAGTCAAGTGCTTCGTCAAGCTTGTCAACTACCAGCACTTGATGCCTACGCGTTACACCCTCGATGTGGATTTGAAGGACACTGTGAACCTCGATTCTTTGCAGAGCAAGGACAAAAAGGTCGCTGCTTGCAAGGAGACCAAAGCAAAGTTTGAGGAGCGATTCAAGACAGGCAAGAACAGGTGGTTTTTTACCAAGCTTAGGTTTTGA
- the LOC119996770 gene encoding cysteine-rich and transmembrane domain-containing protein WIH1-like: MSQYKQNQHSAEAYPAPPPSTAPTYVAPPPAGYPMKGGTGNPQNHAPIKTKTRGDGFWKGCCAALCCCCMLDACF; the protein is encoded by the exons ATGAGTCAATACAAGCAGAACCAGCACTCTGCAG AAGCATACCCAGCGCCACCACCTTCCACAGCCCCTACATACGTAGCACCACCACCGGCCGGTTATCCGATGAAGGGCGGCACAGGAAACCCACAGAATCATGCTCCAATTAAGACCAAGACCAGAGGCGATGGCTTCTGGAAGGGTTG TTGTGCCGCCCTGTGTTGCTGTTGTATGTTGGATGCTTGCTTCTAA